Part of the Syngnathus typhle isolate RoL2023-S1 ecotype Sweden linkage group LG17, RoL_Styp_1.0, whole genome shotgun sequence genome is shown below.
GTTCTTTTCCCAGCGCTGCCGGCGGCGAGATCTTTGACCAGTGCGTCGCCGACAACGACGACGCCTTCACGGAGAAAGACGTCATCCGGCTGGCCCGGCAGATCCTGATGGGAGTGGCGTTCTTGCATCTCAACAATGTGGTGCATCTGGACCTGAAGGTAAGATGCTCTATAAAGTCCATGCCCTGAACGTGGCGGCGGTAGTTAGCTTGTTATGTAACTCCGGCACGCAGCCTAGTTCCCATGGGCGGGGGGGGGCTAATAACACTAGATGAAGGATATTACTTAaaggctttcatttttttttgatggGTCGTTGTCCTTAAGTATCCGGTTCCTCCACCAGAAAACATGTCATCTTGATAAAAGTAATCCTTAATGGGTCCGCGATTGGGGTGTCAGGGGATTCGGTTCCCAAGCAAATCTGGAATTAGTCCAAGCCATTGTGCGCCCCAACAACTTAGTCATCGGATGCGATGTCCGACCCCGTTCTCTCTGATTGGCTTAGCTAAGATCAGACGCTCGGCGAGATGCCGACAGACGACTTCCAAATCCTccgggcggggcgggggggggggggggcttttcatCTCAAACCAAGCGCCAAATCCCATCCGCTACCAAGTTTGGCGCTTACGTAACCTCAGTCCCTCCGATCCCCGCAGCCACAGAACATCTTGCTGACGAGCGCCAGGCCACTGGGTGACATCCGGATTGTGGACTTCGGCCTGTCCAGACGCGTGGACAACATTAGCGAAGTCCGAGAGATTCTGGGTACTCCTGAGTATGTTGGTGAGTCTCGATACTTCCCTCCACAGTCACATcacacatttttgggggggggggggaatgcatATGTCACATACGCTCAAAAATATTATTAGCCATTGGCTAATCAAGATCATTTGTCTTCTAGCACCAGAGATTCTCAGCTACGAACCCATCACCACTGCAACAGACATGTGGTGAGTGTACTCCGTAGCTCCTCCTCCATCAAGGCTAAAAACGCGTCACAAAGCTGACAGTCATCTGTCTTCTCACGCGATCAGGAGCATCGGGGTTCTGACCTACGTCATGCTGACCGGCGAGTCGCCCTTCTTGGGAGAAGACAAGCAAGAGACGTTTCTCAACATCTCTCAGGTCAGCGTGGAGTACTCGCACGACACCTTCCAGGACGTCTCGCCGCCGGCTGTCGACTTCATCAAGTCCCTGTTGGTGAAAAACCCCAGGTGAGGTTAGCGTAGACAGGAGATGACATTCAGGATGTAAGTCAGGCCGGAAATGCGTCTGAAATGAGCACATAAGGCAAAAATCGGTTTCCTCTTGCGCACGTTGTGACTTAATTTTATCGTATTTCTGTTACGAAAACTTCAAAACAGACGCATGAGTCATTTGAGTCCGGTCACTTGAGTTGTGATCCCCCAGCAGAAGATTTATTCAACATGAATCCAATAAAAACTGAAGAAAAAGAATAACAAGCAATCTATTCTCCGAGATTAAATGATGGGAACATTTTCCgagtaaaagctttttttttgttccattttggttatgtaaaaaaagaatttttactCATCTGTGATGTTATTGTGTTTTTAGGAAGAGAGCCACGGCGGAGGAATGTCTGAGGCACCCTTGGCTGAACCCCCACCCCCTCGTGCAACTCCACGCCACGCCGTCTTTGTCGTCCTTGGATGACCCAGACACTGGCGACAGCAGCCTGTCCGAGGAGTCGGAGCCAGAGAGCCCGGCGCCGTCCCCGGAACTGGGCCTGATGGGTTCGTACCTGGCGTGCCCGTGCCAGGGCGAGCTGAAGACGGGCTACGGCTCGTTCTCcttcaccgagccgcccttcgTCCCTCGGCCCGAAATACAGCAAGAGCTCATCTGCTGAAGGACAAACAGAGACGCGCTTTTGGACTCAGTCGGGGAAACAACGAGAATGAAGAAGACGGGTTCCTCGTTTTAAACAGAACTAGTTTCCCCAAACCGAATTGGGTTGCAAGAAGTAACCCAAACTGGTTCCAGTCGTTCATCCATGAGATTTTGGTGAAGGAGGAGCGGGAAAATAATGTTTGGACATTTTAAAGTGAGCTTAGCGCAAACgaagtctttgtttttttttttatgtttatttaagTTACATTTGCCTCTACCGTAGGTGTGAGTCAGCATTCTCACTTTTTCAATACAATTTtgagcactttttttattttatttttaccaaaAAAATCTCATTAAGTTACCAAGGACTTTTCACGTAATCGTACAGCCCGAACCTACTGTACATATGGTAAAAGTGCCACGATGTATTCATATTGTTCTTTTGGGCGTTTGCACAAGTCTTcgcacctttttgtttttgatttttattttttataacaatTTGTACTTCAAGAATGCAGCAAGATTTTGAAAATAACTAATAGAGGCTGAAACGGTAACCAAAGAAGAGTCGTACAATACACAACGCTCGGGAAGGGAGCAAGACGTTGtcatatttccaccaaaaaaacgAAGTCTTTctcgcccgtccgtccgtggaTCAATTTGGTTGCTAACATGTTTGGCTTTTTCaatgttatcttttttttttttttctgttgttattAATGATGCCTTTTTGCTTGTGGATATCAGCCAGTTTTGCACTTGTCctcatggacttttttttttgttttgtttaaagttgaataaatgttattgttattgCAGAGAAATACATGTACATTTTGTATCAAACTCGACTACGTGCAATTTTCCACCTTGAAAATAAATCATCAGAAATACTCCATAAAAAAGCCACTATGAACAGACTGGGTTTTataaactatattaaaaaaatatatatataccccaTTGATAGAACTAACAAACCAAAACTTTAAGAAACTTTTGTAATCGAGTAAACTtttcagaattatttttttattatgaatCTGCCTCTATTTTTTCTCTAGCACATCAgctttgtaatatatatatttagtgaTATGCATTTATGAATTAAGACTGAACAGGTGACTTTTAAGTCCGCTATAATGACAAAGCATGGCAAAAGCTGCATTACGCAAGTTTTTAAAGGtccaacataaaaacaaaaaatacaaatctcAAAAACCAGAAGTAATTTTTTTAGAAGCAGTGTCAGAAATGTTGAGGGATTCAAAGCCACCTTTAATTAAAATATAACCAGTGTCTAGTTTAAGTCACCCCCATCTTGTTCCACTTTGGCCTCTTTTCCAACCACTTCAATTATACCGCAGTTCTTGCACCTTACATAATACGGACATTCCTTTCTGCTTAAATTAACAATAATGCTTTggggggtaaaaaaataaaaatacaccatCCTATGACCTGCAGATCATCTTCCATATATGAAGATGTACAGCTAATCCAATCCTGCTGGCTTCATCCCTGTGGAATGCTTCGGGGTGATGCTCTGACCTCGTGGCTGTCTCCTGCTACATTCCGCCCGGTGACCTCCAGCTTTTCAGTGCAAACATGAGACCACGTAAGCTCAAAGTGGAGCAAAACACGGAAATCTCATCaaagaaaatactgtaaataaataccaCTATTGTCTCTTGGATTTCAAGCGgaatgaggagggggggggtcgtCTCTCAAAAGGAGAACCAGCAGAATGGCTCAACACTCATAAACCGCCGGTAATGTGTTTCTCATGGCGAGGGCGGAAAGGGAGGCGGGCGAATGCCTTTGGTTAGtcccagttatttattttgtcccTGGAAACCaacgaacaacaacaaaagccctTGCAACAAAGGCCGACCGAGCGCGGCCTGTTTTCGGTCTGCGGCTGCCACTTCCTCCCTCGGCATATttagcttgggggggggggggtgacgaaAAACAAGAACACAAAAGATGATATGTTCGGGTCAAGGAATAAAGTTGTGGGCCCTGATGCTAGTTGGGATGGGTGATCGGGTACATTCCAGCATCACACTGATAGCATCACTTGGCTTAAGACTGTCCTGTCCTAGAAATGATTCTCGGATCAGAACTTTAAGGATGCTGGCAGTTTTGGCGCCAGGACACATCTGAGAGGGGGCATTAAGTTGATCACATAAaaatactaccgtattttccgcactataaggctcacctaaaaaaactcaaattttctcaaaagttgacagtgcgccttataatcaggtgcgccttatatatggaccaatattgagccactacagcaggcttGTCCaatgtccggcccgcgggccaaatgtatatatcttatatatggacaaagttttaaaatgagccattcattgaaggtgcgccttataatccggtgcgctttatagtgcggaaaatacggtagtttcaaTGATAACGCTGGCTGTGCTGttgttattgatttttttttttctctttgtctaTCTCATCTCAAGTCAGGTTCTGTCTGACCGCATTCAAATAAATCTCCTTGTCAATACAAATGACAACAAAGTTATCCAGACTAAAAGTGAAAGGGTTCTTGCGGTCTGGATTTGCTCATGGTTTTTACTTACTACTGGATTAAGTAGTTATTGGAAGCACATGCTTGCATGCTCACTCACACTACGATCCAGACTTGACGTTGCCACACTGTACATGACTCCATGTCAACTTTAGGTTCCTTTTTTAGGACTAAAAAGGGCGTCACGTtccaaaaataaatttgaagcTGCCCTGGACAAGTCAAACCCAGTGACAGGACACAAAACGAAGCAACTGAACAAGGATCTGTGTGCATAACAATCCTGGAAGTTTTCTGACACACCTGTGAGAATGTAGCGATAAAGGATTAAAGCGACACTAATTTGTCCCGGAAATTCTTGGAAGTTTTCCTTCGGGACTGGAATTGCCATCACGCATTGTTGACCTCTTATACAAGATCCTTTGCAGAGGTATGATGGCTGAACTCAGTGCAcgctaacccccccccctctgcacAGTCACCACTTCCTGGCCAAAATAGCAGCCCACAAACAATGGTAGAGGGCAGGCAGGTTGCACACAAGTATGTTATCGCCACAATCGAGGTTCTTCCGTTTGAATGCTTGGCCCGTGTCAACAGATTGAACCTTCCCAACAAACCCCAGGGTGACATCAGCGACCTAAAAAGAAGCAACTCGggaccatttctttttttggctTAAACTGTCCTGCAACTGTATTATTTTAAGAAAGTGGAAAAAGGtagtagaaaaagaaaaaaaactaaaactaactaAAAGCTTATTAAGAGGGACGCCAACACTCTTTCAAGATGCTGTTCAGTCCAACTTAAGTGTTGTTTGCTTGAGATAAAGCAGACCAATAATAAGCTTTGGGAAGTGTAAACACAGCGAGAATTGCGGGGTTGCTCATCCCTGCCTGTGTGATGACACCCTGGGAAATATCAAATTACATTAAATTCCGAGAAAAAAGGGAATATAAATAAAGAGCTCTATTATCTATTATTACTTGGGGTTGTTGTGGCTACCCCAGCCCCCTTTTATCCCGCCATCCACCCCCACACTAAAAGATACACAGGAGAGAGGACATGATGTTCCTCATCATGGACTTTTACTGCCTCGGCCTCCCAAGGTGCCAGAAAGACAACATGCTACTGTTTATTGGACCTTTTAGGATTAAGCTATTTTCTTCTTACTTTCCGGTGAGGTACGATAATAATAacgataataataatgcaataaGAGCAAACATTGCTCACAGCACATATTCCTTATATGCGGgaagaaataataatgaaaaaactAGTGTCCTATGTACTACGACTCGTCTCACCATCAGATTTACTCTGTATActactgcccccttgtggccacGTTATTCACATAACATAGGAGAAACTGGcagtaataactagaattgttTCTTTTATGTAatatataaaaattatgaaTGGATAACACCTATCAAAAGGAATTACATTATAACTatggtaaataaaaaatatataatataataaatcgataaaaatatataatacatcCATGAAATGCAGGCGATTAAACTTCATTATTTTTTGGTTTggtgatttgttttatttgatgtGTTTTTGAATGAAAGGTGCTAAGAGGATCATTTAAAAAGTTATCCCAGTTCTCGTGACGATTTGCATTTGTACAACTACATATGAGTGTAATCACTTGAATCTCAGTTTGATATTACGCATCGCATAAGCAGACAACCAACAGCATCTCTTCTCTCTTTTATTGAAGACATCATCTGCCGTGACACACAAACAGCATGAGGAGCCATCAAAAATCCCGGCGAGCATCTGTCCCCATGACATTTTCACAAGGGTCCTGATAAACCATTTCCCTTTTTCTGAACCTTCACCACTGACCAGCGCACATTTATTGATGCTGCTCTAACCATTGACCACAACACTCGCATAAATAATATTCAACTACGTCAAACGTGACACACAGACGTGAAAGATGATGCTAGCAGAACGAACGTTGTTTGAACATTTTGGAAAATTGCCTTTTGACTGTTTTGCAAAGTTAAGGGTCTGTGTTCTCAAGAAAGACACAGAAGCACAACCATGTCAAAGACAAAAGGTAAGAAGAGCAGTTAAGGAGGGGGGCATCGGGGTCTCCAAAAGTCTGGTCACGAAAAGCCCTTAGTCAAGTTCCTGAAAATTAGCCAGAAACGTTGCTGAATAGAGCAACAAAGTTGTCGAGATAGCAACATTGCATAGACCTCACTTTGCTGCAGTTCAGTCCCCAGTCGCCATGGTAACAAAAGCTGACAAGAATGTTGACAAGTTTACTGTAATTCTTGATCTTTTGTGCATGTTGACCGAAGAATGTCAGAGATCTTAAAATAAGACACCTGGAGTTGTTTCATGGTGGGGGGGTAAAAATGCATATGACCCATTTTAACAAACAATaacacaacacgcacacaaacacacggatGGGGGTGATCTCAGTCCTCAAACTTTCCATCCAGGATGCCTTCAAAGGTGAACGGGAGGAACTTGTAGCCCTGACCCAAGTAAAACTTGTTCTGGAACTCCACCCTGCGTAAACACGTACACACAACAAGGTGCATTCAAGACGGAGGTGTTTACAGGAACGCCGGTCAAAGCTTGTCTCACGACCCTTGCTCTCCGTTCCAAAGGGGACTCTTCCCCACGACAGCCGGATGCAAGACTTGGACCGGCACCCGAGAATGTGAAACCTACTTCCTGTCCAGAAAGTGATCGGGTTCTATTCTCAAAGAAAAATGCGATGCTAATTGAAGAGATGACTTTTTACGAGTAGCGTGTGATGGTTGAACAAGTTGTAAATGAATCACAAAAAAGAGTTATGATTAGATAAACCTGAAGGAGTTAGTGtgatttattacttttttttttattgtggtaATAATAACTAAAGGTTTCTATTTTGCATATGCTAAGTCAAActtgattttttgtttgttttattttaattctaTTCCTCACACATTAAAGAGCCCCCATTTGAGTAAATAAATCAAAGCGCCATGGCAATATCCACAGTGTGTTGCTCACCAGTGCAGCCGCAGCGCGTGCAAGAAAGCGGACAGGCCCTCCATGATGAGCAGGATGGCCACAGTGAGCACGGCGAAGAAGCAAAAGACGATGGAGAGCAGGAAGAAGCCGGCCACGCTGCGTGTGGAGAGCCCGATGTGCATCACCATCGTCCACAGCACCTCGGACAGCTCTGTATCGTAAAGCGGACGCCACGTTGGCCATCGGCGGGAACATCGCAATCAAATTGGACTTCTAATGGAGTTGAGCTGTTTCCAATTCAACCAAACTTACGTGCGTGAGCCAGACTGAGAGCCCAAAGCCTGAGGTAGGACGCCGTGTTGGAGATACAACCCAGGCAGTATTCGATGGTGTGTATCGCCTGATGAACGGCCACATCTGCAAAGTTAAACTGAGGCACAAGAGGCACGTCGGTCAGTTTAATGAATGGCGCCATACCCCCTCGGGAGTCCCCTGAGATCAGTCAGCAGGACACCAGCCATGAACCAGGAGTGAACCATATGCACAAAGTTATGCTCTGCGTCATACCAACACATGCACCGACACAACTCAAGGGGGCGCCAAAGGTAAGGAAAAGACAGTGTGATAACACGTGTATTAGGAAAGAACAAGCGGCAGGCTTCAGGTCCTACCTCTTCCTCCTCGCGTGCCTTGAAAGCAGACGACAGAAGGCAACGCTTGATtattgaccacacacacacacacacacagacatacagcAAAGAGCCGTAAAAGAAATGGGTTACACACTCgtaaagtgaaaaagaaaaggttaaaaaaagagtCAGCATTGCATCTTTTCTAACACAGCAGTATCTTTATCGCTTTGTTCggatttcaaaacaattttaaTGAACATCAACCAAAAGGCATTTGAACACGATTAGCTGTTCTGTAACAAGAGCGTCTCAATACATAATGGACGTCTGTAGTGGAAACGCGCAGGTTTCCTCTTACAAATAAATCTTTCAAAGGCAAACACAATCTCACCTCAGGCTCATCTTCAGAATGTTGCGACAGCTGGTCGTGCTGGATGATTTCCGCCTCGTCATCAGTGGGTCCGTTGCCCACCCGGATGCCCCCGAAGTTCTGGGTGCCCTGTGACGCAACACGAAAGCTTTCAGAGAGACTACGGTGGCGTCTTCAGTTTAGTACAACCATAGTATAAGTGGTGAGGGTGAAGAACATGTAACTGCATCCTACCAGGTTTTTACGCCACAAATATTGTCTTCGCAGGACCAAAGTTTTAACGATCAACATGCAAGGAACACACGCCAAGGCGATGAGCACCAGGAGGGTCTGCAGGGCTTGCtgtgacaaaaaacaaatgaaggaAATCCAGCTCATTTCTTTCCACCACAAAAATAACGATGTTGAAGAGGTGCCCCTACCTGTCCTGTGTAGAGAGGCTTGACGGTTGGATCGCTGTAGTTGAAGAGGAACATATTGATGAAGGCGATCAAGAGGCTGGGAGCGTCTCGCGACAGCCGAACGTCGTATAAGAGCCACTTGTAAAAGATGAGCAGCACCAGGTAGCCGAAGAGGCTGGCCATGAAGACGATCTCGGGGATGAAGCCCAAGTAGATGTTGAGTGGCTTCTGGAAATAACTGAACGGGAAGACAAAAGAGAGAGTTAGCGACTCGAAGGGATGGAGCGAGTAGGAGACGAGGTGGGGAAACACTCACAGGTGGTTGAAAAGACTGAGAGTGATACCGAAGAGCATGTGGATGACGCCCAGGATGATGGACATCTTCATCTTGAAGGAGTTTAAGAAGGTCAGCTTGTTCGTTGCAATATTCCAGATCTGACGGATAAGATGTGGCTTAGTGTTTAAGCTGTATTTAACTATGATGCATTAAagagacagtaaaaaaaataatacacctCCTAATTAAATAGAAGTTGGGCTTTGTGTTCAAGGGccacatttgattttgaaaatgGCAAAAGTTGAAATGTTTATGTGAAGGTTATTAAATTGAtaaaacccatccatccattttctgaaccgcttagtccccacgggggttgcgtgggtccattttcttttttataattaACTAACAATGATTTTGCTCATCGCAAAGAATTACCGGATCAATGCCTATGGGGTAGGGCCCTTTGAACACGCCGTCTACCGCAGGGTCTAACTGCAAAATTTTGTTGCCTTCAAGTGTTTCAAACCTGAAAAGGAGAGCGAGGGAAAAATTGTCattgtagtaaaaaaaaaaaagggcaacttTCCTGACCACACTGCGCCACTTACGTCCAGTTGCCTCCCACGCGGACGTTAAACATGGGCCGCACACTCCAGCCCGAGCCAAAGACGTTGAGCGACTTGGAGAAGCAGTCGTTGTAGATAATGCCCGTGTAGATGGAGAAGAGGCCCATCATCAGGATGATGTAGCGCCCCGCAAACACCATACTGAACatctgacacaaaaaaaatccaagttaaaaaaaaagaggaaacctCTTCCCGTGGCTCAGAGGAAGCGGCGCTGCGTATCGGAATGAATGTGAGGGGCAAGATGATGGAACATGGAGGTGTATACCTCGTTGTCGTTCTTCTGGGCGATCAGCCGGCTCTCTCGCAAGACGAGGTACAGAGCGGCGCAGGTCATGAGCACGCCATGGCCCAGATCACCGAACATGACGGCGAACAGGAAGGGGAAGGTGATAATGGTGTATGGAGCTGGAGTGATTGCGCAATAGATTGGGGGGGAAAGAGGGGGAGATATCACAGATGACGGAACAGGCAGACAGACGGAAGTGTGACATCATAAAAGCGGGCCATACCTGGATTGATCTCGCGGTAGCTGCCGATTCCGTAGGCGTCCACAATGTTTTGAAAGCCGGAGGTGAGCTTGTTGGTCTTGTTGTAGGTGGGCGGGGTCTGTTTGGTCTGCATCCTATTCAGGATGGAAGGCACGGTGGAGCCGCTCTTCTCCTGAACGGCACAACAGCAAACATCTTCAAATATACGGATGTATTCTCAGCTACTTCTTGATAGCCGTTAGATCGTGCGGGTGGGCCTCGTCTTGGTCGCCAATGAGTGTGAATCCACTCCGCTCACCGTGCCCCTGCGCAGAGCGAACTGGATGGAGTCCAAGTCGGAGACGGGACACCACACCTCGGCGATGAGACACTTCTGGGTGACGTCGATGTTGCACAGGTTGAGGGTGTGGTAGATGGCCTTCATCTTTCTCACTTTGATGAACCACACGCGCACTGCCTTGGCTGCCGCCTGCAGGACCCGCTGTCTGTGGTCCTCTGTCTGGTTCAGCACCTTGAGGAAGGGTGGAGGGGGGAAATGCGTACTTACTATGTGACGACGCGTGTCGGTTGACGTGAGCGTTTGCGAAATTACCATTTGTAGATCATCGATGCGAGCGTTCACCCCTGCGAGCATCTCTTTCCTCTCCTGAGGTGTTTCCGGACACGGGTACAATGTCGCTCGGAAACTGGGAGGGAGGCGCACGTGAGCAAATATCGACAAACTAAAAAACGATGCGGCTTTGTTGACTCACCCCTCACAAATCTTCTTCACTCTGTTCTTCAGCTGGTCTCCCTggaagaagatgatgaagacAGACTTGTGGACCTGGTCGCCCTGCGAACACATGAAACGTGACATCTATTATGAGTTTCCCGGTTTCAAAATTTACCTGTGAGCGAGGTAATGGGAAATTTGATGACTTGTGATGTATTTATCAATTTTTATGCTGCATGCACGACATGCACGGATCAGCACACTCCAGTCTGACCGAAGAAGGGTCCTCCAGAGAGTCTTCGATATCCGCCTGCCTCAGGAACACATTGCCTCGGCAAACCCTCCACAGCATCCTCTCGAATGTGGGGATACGCTCCCTTCCGATGACTCCGGCAACAAATCTGTAAAATAGAACAAGTCACTGATGAATTGAAGGACGACGATAATGTGTCCAATTGTTGGTCTTACCCAAGCCTGAGGGGAGCCACGCGATTGACCTCGTTGGGGTCCAGCAGGGTGGAAGACTCCTCCAGCAACGTGGGGTCTTCCATCTGCatgaacaggaaaaaaaaacacgacagggATGAAAGAGTGGCAGAGACGGTTAATAGCTCAACGGCAGTCTGTCCGGCTAAATGATTAACCTCCATCACGGCTCATTTCAACTCATTAAAGACGACTCGACACGCGCGGACAAGACGGTAGTGTTGATGGAGGCACTAGAGCAGCACTAATGTCGAAGCAAAGCTCCGGAAAAACAGACACTTGGCAGCAACTGAGACGCCAAGTGTGATAGAGTAAATGTCACATCCTGTTCTgaccagcgtgtgtgtgtgctgtccaGCTGACCTCATCAAAAAACTGCTGCGTGCGACGCAGAATGTGCTTAAGCTCGGTCAGCTCCAGGAAGTTCTTCTTCAGGGCTTCCTGATTGGTGTTGATTTCCTTCAATTCGTTCTCCAGCTTCTCAAACGTGGCCTGCGGGGGGgaagaagagagaagagaataacgTTAAGATGGCTGAAGGGAAACCGTGGTGCTCTCTTCTCCCTCACCTCCAAGTCGATCATGTCTCTCGGGACAGGGACTTCGGGGTTCTCGCCGGTGTCGACGATAGGCATGTCGGCCTTCTTGATCTCCTTCTCCACAAACCCTGCAAACGACACGGCATTGTTTTCAGAGTAATCCGGCATTATATAGAAGTAGTTCCTTTCTATGACTATACTTACTCAGTTTGCGGTCCATTTCCTCACATCGCCGCACTTCGTTGACAAACTTGCGCTGGAACACGTTCACGTCAGGATTCAACTGCGACACAAGAAcattataatattttttttttttcttcaatggatGAACAACATGATCCATCTCCAACGCAAGATTCCCTTAGGGATAGTAAGGAGTGACTGCCCTCATGTGAGAAATGAAGCGTCAGCAGTGAGCACATGACTAAGATGCTACGATGAGGCATGCACTCATTCTCAATGAGCTTCCTGAACcttaaccccccaccccacctaaATGATGGCCATTTTGAGAACAAAATCAGATAATCCACATTAGAATCGGCCACTCACATCACGGAACTGCACCATCCCAATCTCTCCCAGCTCACTGACACAACAGTAGGCCGCCTCCGACTGGAGGAAGAGCTGCGCCAGCGTCATCTCCTCGCTCCGGAAGAGTTCCCCCATGTTTGCGGCGGGTTTTTCGGCTACCCCGGCACGCCCTTCAGGAAAACAAGATCACCTAAAAGAAATCACACAAATAACCTTCACGGTGAACCTAGTTGTGTTGTCTATTTAGATGCATAACTTACGCACCTTTTCTCATTCACATTCTCTCATGACTTCGGCTCATGAACCTGCTCATGTATGTGAACACTAAAGCGGCATGACTCATCGAAGTCTGAGGCTGGCGGTAAATCAATGAAGTATAGTTTTGCTAACACTTGCGAATGAAATGCGAAATCCGAGATTAACTTCTATAGAGGATAcataagaaaataaatcattCTGTATGCAATAAATCCAATATAAGTAATCTAATCAGAGCTTGGTCCCACTTGGAGAAGCTCTCGAGTAGCCTGGAGTGTGTCGTTTCCTAAAGATGGAGACTAATAAATAACAGATACGCGTGAACTTCAGCAATAGCATGCGAGAAGTTACCATGTGACGAGAGGAAAGAAAATCCGGTTGCCTTCACGCTGATCCCATGATCTGGGAAGGAATGCGGTTACACTGGCAAACAATTCAAATAGAAATGAAATAAAGTAAGTAGTGCCGGAGTGGACTGACAGTGCAGAGTAAATCAGGCACAATTGAGGGTCAATTCCTGGGATGCCAGATGAGGAAAGACAAGGGATTCCTCGATACACCTTGTAGTAGGGGAAAAGGACCACATACAAGGCTTATCTGTGGATTATGAAGGGAACATGTGACCTGTAGCAGCATTAAGCCTTACTATACTCCCACAATTCAAACACAAAATTCAATGTAGTCTTGTTTTGTTACTatacacaaacaaacagcaCGCCAGCTTTTGGTCCATGACAGCGTCAAATTTCAAAGCAAGAACACGTGAATATTTGAAAAGCTAAATGACATTACATTACGAGTTTGCTATCCGGCTAAATGACATTTTATATAAGCGCAATTTTAATGCgttgtgcgtgtgtga
Proteins encoded:
- the stk17al gene encoding serine/threonine kinase 17a like, coding for MMLSAAKIDNKSGMIAEVHTRIRSDPFSDNYELAVKELGRGKFAVVKKCTEKATGKQYAAKFLRKRRKGQDCRVDILNEIAVLELAKCNPYVVALHEVYETATEIVLVLECAAGGEIFDQCVADNDDAFTEKDVIRLARQILMGVAFLHLNNVVHLDLKPQNILLTSARPLGDIRIVDFGLSRRVDNISEVREILGTPEYVAPEILSYEPITTATDMWSIGVLTYVMLTGESPFLGEDKQETFLNISQVSVEYSHDTFQDVSPPAVDFIKSLLVKNPRKRATAEECLRHPWLNPHPLVQLHATPSLSSLDDPDTGDSSLSEESEPESPAPSPELGLMGSYLACPCQGELKTGYGSFSFTEPPFVPRPEIQQELIC